One stretch of Chloroflexota bacterium DNA includes these proteins:
- a CDS encoding acetyl-CoA carboxylase biotin carboxylase subunit: MFAKILIGNRGEIAVRILRTCRELGIPAVVAFSEPDRESMAVRMADEAICIGPAEARRSYLNQPALISAALITGCDAIHPGYGFLSEDASFAEACAVHDLTFIGPRAAVIERFASKYAVRRMLAANGLPTVPGSRGIVADLSDALAQAEEAGYPVLLKPSAGGGGRGMRLVRSPREMETSLPLARSEARAAFGDDSMYFERWIEENRHVEVQVLIDGHGNGIHLGDRDCSVQRRHQKIIEEAPSPAMAEPARERLRDLAIRSVMAAGYENAGTLEFLLDRDGDFFFIEINCRIQVEHPVTEMLTGVDLIAEQIRIAAGEQLRLTQEQVALRGHAIEFRITAEDPHDNFLPQTGVITELQMPAGPNVRVDTHLYVGYEIPPFYDSLLAKLIVWGETRAEALTRARGALEECRVEGVKTNLPFHRGIIDNAAFVNAEVSTNLLDRVGPAAFVGEPA, translated from the coding sequence ATGTTCGCCAAGATCCTGATCGGTAACCGCGGCGAGATCGCGGTCCGCATCCTCCGCACCTGCCGCGAGCTCGGGATCCCGGCCGTGGTCGCTTTCAGCGAGCCCGACCGGGAGTCCATGGCGGTACGGATGGCAGACGAGGCCATCTGCATCGGTCCGGCTGAAGCCCGGCGGTCGTACCTGAACCAGCCGGCGCTGATCAGCGCTGCCCTGATCACCGGCTGCGACGCCATCCATCCGGGGTACGGCTTCCTGTCCGAGGACGCGTCGTTCGCCGAGGCCTGCGCGGTGCACGACTTGACCTTCATCGGCCCACGTGCTGCGGTCATCGAACGATTCGCGTCGAAGTACGCCGTCCGCCGCATGCTGGCCGCCAACGGGCTGCCCACCGTGCCCGGCAGCCGCGGCATCGTGGCGGACCTCAGCGACGCCCTGGCGCAGGCCGAGGAAGCGGGCTACCCGGTCCTCCTCAAGCCGTCGGCCGGCGGCGGCGGTCGTGGCATGCGCCTCGTGCGCTCGCCGCGCGAGATGGAAACGTCGTTGCCGCTCGCGCGCTCCGAGGCCCGCGCCGCGTTCGGCGACGACTCGATGTACTTCGAGCGCTGGATCGAGGAGAACCGCCACGTCGAGGTCCAGGTCCTGATCGACGGTCACGGCAACGGGATTCATCTTGGCGACCGCGACTGCTCCGTCCAGCGCCGGCACCAGAAGATCATCGAGGAGGCGCCTTCGCCGGCCATGGCCGAGCCGGCCCGCGAGCGCCTGCGCGACCTGGCCATCCGTTCGGTCATGGCCGCCGGCTACGAGAACGCCGGCACGCTCGAGTTTCTGCTCGACCGCGATGGGGACTTCTTTTTCATCGAGATCAATTGCCGGATCCAGGTCGAGCATCCGGTGACCGAGATGCTAACGGGGGTGGACCTCATCGCCGAGCAGATCCGGATCGCGGCCGGCGAGCAGCTTCGGCTGACCCAGGAGCAGGTCGCACTGCGCGGGCACGCGATCGAGTTCCGGATCACGGCCGAGGACCCACACGACAACTTTTTGCCCCAGACCGGAGTCATCACCGAGCTCCAGATGCCCGCCGGTCCGAACGTGCGCGTGGACACCCACCTGTACGTCGGCTACGAGATCCCGCCCTTCTACGACTCGTTGCTGGCCAAGCTGATCGTATGGGGCGAGACCCGCGCCGAGGCCCTGACCCGGGCCCGGGGTGCCCTGGAGGAATGCCGCGTCGAGGGCGTCAAGACCAATCTCCCCTTCCATCGCGGGATCATCGACAATGCAGCCTTCGTGAACGCCGAGGTCAGCACCAACCTGCTGGACCGCGTCGGCCCCGCCGCCTTCGTCGGCGAGCCTGCCTGA
- the fabZ gene encoding 3-hydroxyacyl-ACP dehydratase FabZ: MTILPHRYPFLLIDRVVEIEPGKRVVAMRNVTANEPQFTGHFPGRPIMPGVLLVESLAQAGAVAVLSFPANRGKLVLFAGIDECRFRRIVVPGDTLRLEITVEKLGRVSGRARAVATVEGEVAVEATLSFIMPRDQDIAGGRLTGG, translated from the coding sequence ATGACCATCCTGCCCCACCGTTACCCGTTCCTCCTCATCGACCGCGTGGTCGAGATCGAGCCGGGAAAGCGGGTCGTGGCGATGCGGAACGTGACGGCCAACGAGCCGCAGTTCACCGGCCACTTCCCCGGTCGCCCGATCATGCCCGGCGTGCTGCTGGTCGAATCCCTCGCCCAGGCCGGCGCGGTGGCCGTCCTGTCCTTCCCCGCCAACCGCGGCAAGTTGGTCCTGTTCGCGGGTATCGACGAGTGCCGCTTCCGCCGAATCGTGGTCCCCGGTGACACCCTGCGCCTGGAGATCACGGTCGAGAAGCTGGGCCGCGTGTCGGGGCGGGCCCGGGCCGTCGCGACTGTGGAGGGCGAGGTGGCAGTGGAGGCCACCCTGTCCTTCATCATGCCCCGTGACCAGGACATCGCCGGCGGGCGACTGACCGGTGGCTGA
- the fabF gene encoding beta-ketoacyl-ACP synthase II — translation MADRAPQPSSGERGERRVVITGLGAVTPLGNDVATYWDGLTSGRSGIQRIAGFDPGRVPSQVGGEIRDFDPTAVMDRKDVRRHDRVVHLAWAATVEALTDAGIPIPIVDEAEADRTGAIVATGIGGIGSMVRDIQEAMTHGIERVGPFTLLNMLTDTAAGHVAINANARGPNYATVSACASSNHALGEAAGIIRRGDADVMLAGGSEAAICEMVVAAFCAMRALSTKRNDDPTHASRPFDADRDGFVIADGAGMLVLEELDHAKTRGARIRAEFIGYGASDDASHVTLPAPGGRGAAASMRIALADAGLAPEELGYINAHGTSTPPNDPAETAAIKTVFGDDAYRVPISSTKSMTGHLMGAGGGIEAVACVRALETGILPPTINLETPDPECDLDYVPNVARQAPIATAMSNAFGFGGHNATLVFQRWDGD, via the coding sequence GTGGCTGACCGCGCCCCGCAGCCCAGCTCCGGGGAGCGCGGCGAGCGACGAGTCGTCATCACCGGCCTGGGCGCCGTCACGCCACTCGGCAATGACGTGGCCACGTACTGGGACGGCCTGACCAGCGGTCGGAGCGGCATCCAACGCATCGCGGGCTTCGATCCCGGTCGCGTTCCCTCGCAGGTGGGGGGTGAGATTCGCGACTTCGATCCGACCGCGGTCATGGATCGCAAGGACGTGCGGCGCCACGACCGCGTCGTCCACCTCGCCTGGGCAGCCACGGTTGAAGCCCTGACCGATGCCGGGATCCCGATCCCGATCGTGGACGAGGCCGAGGCGGACCGCACCGGAGCGATCGTGGCCACCGGGATCGGCGGCATCGGCTCCATGGTGCGCGACATCCAGGAGGCGATGACCCACGGGATCGAGCGGGTCGGTCCGTTCACCCTGCTGAACATGCTCACCGACACCGCCGCCGGCCACGTGGCCATCAATGCCAATGCTCGCGGTCCGAATTACGCCACCGTCAGTGCCTGTGCCTCGAGCAACCACGCCCTGGGCGAGGCGGCCGGCATCATCCGCCGGGGCGATGCGGACGTCATGCTGGCCGGCGGCTCGGAGGCGGCCATATGCGAGATGGTGGTGGCCGCGTTCTGTGCCATGCGCGCCCTGTCCACCAAGCGCAACGACGACCCGACCCACGCGTCGCGGCCGTTCGACGCCGACCGCGACGGGTTCGTGATCGCCGACGGCGCCGGGATGCTCGTGCTGGAGGAGCTCGACCACGCGAAGACGCGCGGGGCGCGGATCCGGGCCGAGTTCATCGGCTACGGCGCCTCGGACGATGCTTCCCACGTGACCCTCCCCGCACCCGGCGGGCGCGGCGCCGCGGCCAGCATGCGGATCGCCCTGGCTGACGCTGGACTGGCGCCCGAGGAGCTGGGCTACATCAACGCCCACGGGACATCGACACCGCCCAACGACCCGGCCGAGACGGCGGCCATCAAGACCGTGTTCGGGGACGATGCGTATCGGGTCCCGATCAGCAGCACGAAGTCCATGACCGGCCACCTGATGGGGGCTGGGGGCGGCATCGAGGCCGTCGCCTGCGTCCGGGCCCTGGAGACGGGAATCCTCCCGCCCACCATCAACCTCGAGACCCCCGACCCCGAGTGCGACCTCGACTACGTGCCGAACGTGGCCCGCCAGGCGCCCATCGCCACCGCCATGAGCAACGCGTTCGGATTCGGCGGACACAACGCGACCCTCGTCTTCCAGCGCTGGGATGGGGACTGA
- a CDS encoding biotin/lipoyl-containing protein, producing MAKDPILDAVDALTGPFLDSGLAEMEVEVGGITVRLARPRPPTPPAPAAATPTTPFGEAAPGHRFVTAPLTGVWYPAPSPGARPYLVLEGEVSVGQVVGLIEAMKLFNEIKSDVAGTVSRVMADNGMLVKRQQPLFEVRLA from the coding sequence ATGGCCAAAGATCCGATCCTGGACGCGGTCGACGCCCTGACCGGCCCGTTCCTGGACAGCGGGCTGGCCGAGATGGAGGTCGAAGTCGGCGGAATCACGGTCCGCCTGGCGCGCCCGCGGCCGCCCACCCCGCCGGCTCCCGCCGCGGCCACGCCCACCACGCCGTTCGGTGAAGCCGCGCCCGGCCACCGGTTCGTTACCGCCCCCCTGACCGGGGTCTGGTATCCGGCCCCCTCGCCGGGGGCCCGCCCGTACCTGGTGCTCGAGGGCGAGGTGTCAGTGGGGCAGGTGGTGGGCCTGATCGAGGCCATGAAGCTGTTCAACGAGATCAAGTCCGATGTGGCGGGCACGGTGAGCCGCGTCATGGCCGACAATGGGATGCTGGTGAAGCGCCAGCAGCCACTGTTCGAGGTCCGACTGGCATGA
- a CDS encoding beta-ketoacyl-ACP synthase III: protein MTSTQTVITGWGMYAPSRVLTNADLSKIVDTSDEWIASRTGIRERRIAADDETTATLATHAGRDALAVAGLDPADLDLVVVATSSPDYLMPATGVLVARDLGATRAAGFDVNAACSGFLFGLATGASFIGSGMYRNVLMVGVDLLSRYLDWTDRNTCVLFGDGAGAVVLSASEGPGGLLGLQLFSDGTGAEGIIIPGGGTAHPATAETVAGRLHYMRMAGKEVYRYATRQLADSTQAAVAQAGLRMADVDLFLYHQANLRILETVRDLLGVPADKVYVNIDRYGNTSAASVPMALVEAVAGGRVQVGDRLLMGAFGAGYTAGAAVVEWTADPARAFLAPGEQTRAGQPRREPVTAGSA from the coding sequence ATGACGTCGACCCAGACGGTCATCACCGGGTGGGGGATGTACGCCCCGTCCCGGGTGCTCACCAATGCCGACCTGTCGAAGATCGTCGACACCTCGGACGAGTGGATCGCCAGCCGCACCGGGATCCGCGAGCGGCGCATCGCCGCGGACGACGAAACGACCGCCACCCTGGCCACCCACGCCGGCCGCGACGCGCTGGCAGTGGCCGGACTCGATCCGGCCGATCTCGACCTGGTGGTGGTGGCGACCTCCAGCCCCGACTACCTGATGCCGGCCACTGGGGTCCTGGTAGCCCGCGACCTGGGGGCCACGCGAGCCGCGGGGTTTGACGTGAACGCCGCCTGCTCCGGCTTCCTGTTCGGGTTGGCGACCGGGGCCAGCTTCATCGGCAGCGGGATGTACCGCAACGTGCTCATGGTCGGCGTGGACCTGTTGAGCCGGTACCTGGACTGGACCGATCGGAACACGTGCGTCCTGTTCGGCGACGGGGCCGGCGCGGTGGTCCTGTCCGCCTCGGAGGGCCCCGGTGGGCTGCTCGGGCTCCAGCTGTTCAGCGATGGGACCGGGGCCGAGGGCATCATCATCCCCGGAGGCGGCACCGCCCACCCAGCCACGGCCGAGACGGTCGCCGGGCGGCTCCACTACATGCGGATGGCCGGCAAGGAGGTCTACCGATACGCCACCCGCCAGCTGGCGGACTCCACCCAGGCGGCGGTGGCACAGGCCGGGCTGCGCATGGCCGATGTCGACCTGTTCCTGTACCACCAGGCCAACCTTCGCATCCTCGAGACGGTGCGTGACCTGCTGGGCGTGCCGGCCGACAAGGTGTACGTGAACATCGACCGCTACGGAAACACCTCGGCCGCATCAGTGCCCATGGCCCTGGTCGAGGCGGTTGCCGGCGGCCGGGTGCAGGTCGGGGATCGGCTCTTGATGGGCGCCTTCGGGGCAGGCTACACGGCCGGCGCAGCTGTCGTGGAGTGGACCGCGGATCCCGCGCGCGCGTTCCTGGCTCCTGGGGAGCAGACCCGCGCCGGCCAACCGCGCCGCGAGCCGGTGACGGCCGGCAGCGCCTGA
- the fabG gene encoding 3-oxoacyl-[acyl-carrier-protein] reductase yields the protein MFDLAGRVALVTGASRGLGRAMALAFARQGADVVVNYRESAAAADEVVSEITAMGRRAIAVQGSTAEGREACEAIVKAALDEFGKVDILVNNAGITRDDLLIRMDAEEWDAVIATNLSGPFWMTRAVARPMMKARHGRIINMSSVAGRIGNPGQANYTAAKAGLIGLTKTTARELASRNITCNAIAPGLIDTDILIGMPEAATQAILQITAMGRIGKVEDVAAAAVYFASDESGFVTGQVLGVDGGIAMGS from the coding sequence ATGTTCGACCTGGCCGGCCGGGTGGCGCTGGTCACGGGTGCCAGCCGGGGCTTGGGTCGGGCGATGGCACTGGCGTTCGCCCGGCAGGGCGCCGACGTGGTGGTCAACTACCGCGAGAGCGCAGCCGCCGCTGACGAGGTGGTGAGCGAGATCACGGCCATGGGCCGCCGCGCAATCGCGGTCCAGGGCAGCACCGCGGAGGGACGCGAGGCCTGCGAGGCGATCGTGAAGGCTGCGCTGGACGAGTTCGGCAAGGTCGACATCCTGGTCAACAACGCCGGCATCACACGCGACGACCTCCTCATCCGAATGGACGCCGAGGAGTGGGACGCGGTCATCGCCACCAACCTGTCGGGACCGTTCTGGATGACCCGGGCCGTGGCCCGGCCGATGATGAAGGCCCGCCATGGCCGGATCATCAACATGTCCAGCGTGGCAGGCCGGATCGGGAATCCCGGCCAGGCCAATTACACGGCGGCCAAGGCGGGCCTCATCGGTCTGACCAAGACGACCGCACGCGAGCTGGCAAGCCGGAACATTACCTGCAACGCCATTGCGCCGGGGCTCATCGACACCGACATCTTGATCGGGATGCCAGAGGCCGCGACGCAGGCCATCCTGCAGATCACGGCTATGGGCAGAATCGGGAAGGTCGAGGACGTCGCCGCCGCCGCCGTCTATTTCGCGAGCGATGAATCAGGCTTCGTCACCGGCCAGGTGCTGGGGGTGGACGGCGGCATCGCGATGGGAAGCTGA
- a CDS encoding urate hydroxylase PuuD: MFTPEVLIGLRWVHFVAGITWIGLLYWFNVVNVPFQKVLDPSVKGQVNPPLFTRALAWFRWSAVVTVVAGLLLIWGLYWQDGNLFGSDTEITIFAGGLLGVVMLVNVWAFIWPSQRRVLAAMRAGETPDPAWARTALLASRTNFALSFPMLFFMAGSSHYPLGWTGVVVVGVVLAALGAGVVLTVQKYWAARF; this comes from the coding sequence ATGTTCACACCGGAGGTCTTGATCGGCCTGCGCTGGGTCCACTTCGTGGCCGGCATCACCTGGATTGGTCTGCTGTACTGGTTCAACGTGGTCAACGTGCCGTTCCAGAAGGTCCTGGACCCATCGGTCAAGGGCCAGGTCAATCCACCCCTGTTCACCCGGGCCCTGGCCTGGTTCCGATGGTCAGCGGTGGTCACCGTGGTCGCCGGCCTGCTCTTGATCTGGGGCCTGTACTGGCAGGACGGCAACCTGTTCGGGAGCGACACCGAGATCACGATCTTCGCGGGCGGGCTGCTGGGCGTGGTCATGCTCGTCAACGTGTGGGCCTTCATCTGGCCCAGCCAGCGCCGGGTGCTGGCCGCCATGCGGGCCGGCGAGACGCCCGACCCCGCCTGGGCCCGGACCGCCCTATTGGCATCGCGGACGAACTTCGCCCTGTCGTTCCCGATGCTGTTCTTCATGGCCGGCTCGAGCCACTACCCGTTGGGCTGGACCGGAGTCGTGGTCGTCGGCGTGGTGCTTGCGGCGCTCGGCGCGGGCGTGGTCCTCACCGTGCAGAAGTACTGGGCTGCCCGCTTCTGA
- the sodN gene encoding superoxide dismutase, Ni, whose amino-acid sequence MLNLRRLIHPTRRVSAHCDLPCGIYDPDQARIEAESCLRILEKYAASDDRHFRARCIHIKEERADLVIHHLDDLWHDYFKPAHLEKYPDLHDTFWMAAKQASAVKGSLDVEEARKLLTMIDRIGEMWKATGGPEKTRVQ is encoded by the coding sequence ATGTTGAACCTTCGCCGTCTCATCCACCCCACCCGCCGCGTGTCGGCGCACTGCGACCTGCCGTGCGGCATTTATGACCCCGATCAGGCGCGGATCGAGGCCGAGTCTTGTCTGCGGATCCTGGAGAAGTACGCCGCCAGCGATGACCGCCATTTCCGCGCACGATGCATCCATATCAAGGAGGAGCGCGCCGATCTCGTGATTCACCACCTCGACGACCTGTGGCACGACTATTTCAAGCCAGCCCACCTTGAGAAGTATCCAGATCTCCACGACACGTTCTGGATGGCTGCCAAGCAGGCGTCCGCCGTGAAGGGTTCGCTCGACGTCGAGGAAGCGCGGAAGCTGCTGACCATGATCGATCGCATCGGAGAGATGTGGAAGGCCACCGGGGGTCCGGAGAAGACCCGGGTCCAGTGA
- the sodX gene encoding nickel-type superoxide dismutase maturation protease, which yields MIRTVMARQAWIAAAAGAAAVMVGLGFLGRRVLGHLDAVEVSGRSMVPTLRPGDRLLVETWTYRRRPPQVGEVVVAPDPRAPTRELVKRVAAVADGRVSLRGDAARSTDSRRFGFVPLASVRARAAFRYWPLARAGLIPARSAVSD from the coding sequence GTGATCCGCACGGTCATGGCGCGCCAGGCCTGGATCGCCGCCGCCGCCGGCGCGGCCGCGGTCATGGTCGGGCTTGGCTTCCTCGGTCGGCGGGTGCTGGGCCACCTGGACGCGGTCGAGGTTTCCGGACGCTCCATGGTCCCGACCCTGCGACCCGGCGACCGTCTGCTGGTCGAGACCTGGACCTACCGCCGACGCCCGCCACAGGTCGGGGAGGTGGTCGTCGCACCCGATCCCCGCGCTCCGACCCGCGAGCTGGTCAAGCGAGTGGCAGCCGTGGCCGACGGGCGCGTCTCCCTGCGCGGGGATGCCGCTCGCAGCACCGACTCCCGTCGGTTTGGCTTCGTTCCGCTGGCATCGGTGCGGGCCCGGGCGGCCTTTCGGTATTGGCCGCTGGCCCGAGCTGGCCTCATCCCGGCGAGGAGCGCCGTCAGCGACTGA